The genomic region TGCCGCTTGCAACAATTAAAGCCATACTTTTTGAAATATCTTCAATATTTACCGCTACGCCCGCAGCCTCATTATACTTAGAAAAAGGAGCTTTAATGTCCATAGCTATTGAATCAATAAGCCCTTTTTTAAGTATCTTTTCAATCATGTCGGGCATGGTGCCGTTTGTATCAAGTTTAACTTTATAGCCCAAAGCTTTAATTTTAGCTAAAAATTCAGGCAAATCAGCGTGCACGGCAGGTTCCCCACCTGTTACCACAACGCCGTCAAGGGCACCCTTTCTTTTTTCAAGAAAAGCAAAAACCTCGTCCTCGTTATAAGGTTCAAGCAGCATATTGGGATAAACCAGCTCCGGATTATGGCAGTAAGGGCAGCGCATGTTGCAGCCCTGCATAAAAATAACCGCCGAAACAAGCCCGGGATAATCAACCAAAGATGTTTTAATAAGTCCGCCGATTTTCATTTTATCCTCTTACCGCGTGTTGGAGCGGCGTTAATCATGGGAATAAATCCCAACTGTACAAAAGCGCTTACTTTG from Elusimicrobium minutum Pei191 harbors:
- a CDS encoding anaerobic ribonucleoside-triphosphate reductase activating protein, coding for MKIGGLIKTSLVDYPGLVSAVIFMQGCNMRCPYCHNPELVYPNMLLEPYNEDEVFAFLEKRKGALDGVVVTGGEPAVHADLPEFLAKIKALGYKVKLDTNGTMPDMIEKILKKGLIDSIAMDIKAPFSKYNEAAGVAVNIEDISKSMALIVASGIDYEFRTTYDKSILTEIDIKEIIKNVPDEKHFTLQECIPLNGEKDILKVQK